From a region of the Streptomyces sp. NBC_01454 genome:
- a CDS encoding GNAT family N-acetyltransferase: MGTSVTISAATDQDAEQILKLQYLCYQQEAALHDDYGIEPLTQTLQALRAELGEGCVVVARLGEEVVGSVRGTVGEDGTARIAKLIVHPRMQRHGLGGRLLDAVERRLADEHAALRYRLFTGHRGDGNLRLYRSHGYTPVATEQSGSRRGVVTLEKEPGQEVAPVAAPAGPGVGALAAQA, translated from the coding sequence ATGGGCACGAGTGTGACCATCTCTGCGGCGACCGACCAGGACGCCGAGCAGATCCTCAAACTCCAGTACCTCTGCTACCAGCAGGAAGCCGCGCTCCACGACGACTACGGCATCGAGCCGCTCACCCAGACGCTCCAGGCGCTGCGCGCCGAGCTGGGCGAGGGCTGCGTCGTGGTCGCCAGACTCGGCGAGGAGGTGGTCGGGTCCGTGCGCGGCACGGTCGGCGAGGACGGCACCGCACGGATCGCCAAGCTCATCGTGCACCCGCGGATGCAGCGGCACGGCCTGGGCGGACGGCTGCTCGACGCGGTCGAGCGGCGGCTCGCGGACGAGCACGCGGCCCTGCGCTACCGCCTGTTCACCGGGCACCGCGGCGACGGCAACCTGCGGCTCTACCGCAGCCACGGCTATACGCCCGTGGCCACCGAGCAGTCCGGCTCCCGCAGGGGCGTGGTGACGCTGGAGAAGGAACCGGGCCAGGAGGTCGCCCCGGTGGCGGCGCCCGCCGGACCGGGCGTGGGCGCGCTCGCCGCGCAGGCGTAG
- a CDS encoding HAD family hydrolase, protein MKITADALLFDNDGTLISSLESVYRCWSRWAREYGVTEEHFARVPLHGRPAAEIVADLLPADVVPAAVARIEQLEVEDAGGVVALPGTLALLESLPAERWAVVTSATRRLAEARLGQAGIRPKNVIAADDISRGKPDPEPFLLAARRLGADPARCVVFEDAPVGLEAGRAAGMATVALATTHRAEELSADVVVPDLSAVSAQATGGSVEITVAR, encoded by the coding sequence ATGAAGATCACCGCTGATGCGCTCCTTTTCGACAATGACGGCACCCTCATCTCCTCCCTGGAGTCCGTCTACCGCTGCTGGTCCCGGTGGGCGAGGGAGTACGGCGTCACCGAGGAGCACTTCGCGCGGGTCCCGCTGCACGGCCGCCCGGCGGCGGAGATAGTCGCCGATCTGCTTCCCGCGGACGTCGTGCCGGCCGCGGTGGCCCGGATCGAGCAGCTGGAGGTCGAGGACGCCGGGGGAGTGGTGGCGCTGCCCGGCACGCTCGCCCTGCTGGAGAGCCTGCCGGCCGAGCGGTGGGCCGTGGTCACCTCGGCCACCCGCCGGCTGGCGGAGGCCCGGCTCGGCCAGGCCGGGATCCGGCCGAAGAATGTGATCGCCGCCGACGACATCAGCCGGGGCAAGCCGGACCCGGAGCCGTTCCTGCTGGCCGCCCGGCGGCTGGGGGCGGACCCGGCCCGCTGTGTGGTCTTCGAGGACGCCCCCGTCGGGCTCGAGGCGGGCCGCGCGGCCGGAATGGCGACCGTGGCGTTGGCCACAACGCACCGGGCCGAGGAGCTGTCGGCGGACGTCGTGGTCCCCGACCTCTCGGCGGTATCGGCCCAGGCCACGGGCGGGTCGGTGGAGATCACCGTCGCGCGCTAG